One genomic segment of Sebastes fasciatus isolate fSebFas1 chromosome 17, fSebFas1.pri, whole genome shotgun sequence includes these proteins:
- the skic2 gene encoding superkiller complex protein 2 has protein sequence MDRINVPPAVPMELPLSLLEMGCSGRFELITHPLPDQPLPPQSTLPHGLPPASLSLETEVEKQFLRDAAWLPIHDTDFAFQKFLEVTQREVKVDSLINCTPSALHSGLSVIRDPTTGMLLDFTEVLLENTGLSAKNSLSLQRQPGPPSESLRGSTTNYPFRPGGMEELTLDQIKTKSELEEDVDFENDLLRVPPGLKAGMDFTDKDAKIAKAEVNLMSLLSTLDDITDLQPEAEEKEEGKGSEEAPKLPRTNSLEDLGVKDVVSSSTPSEKGKDEKSKPKVNPEENKKWAIPVNITSPCDDFYKRIPNPAIKWPFELDVFQKQGVLRLEAHDSVFVAAHTSAGKTVVAEYAIALSQKHMTRTIYTSPIKALSNQKFRDFKSTFGDVGLLTGDVQISPESSCLIMTTEILRSMLYNGSEVIRDLEWVIFDEVHYINDAERGVVWEEVLIMLPDHVSIILLSATVPNALEFSEWIGRIKKKHIYVISTMKRPVPLEHYLYTGNSTKTQKEMFLLVDATGNFLTKGYYAAVDAKKERTSKHAQSFGTKSTSHNTTASQDRSVWLTLLHFLSQRHQTPVVAFTFSRTRCDDNARSLDSMDMTTSVEKAEIHSFFQKSLSRLRGGDRQLPQILVMRDLLKRGIAVHHSGILPILKEVIEMLFSRGLVKVLFATETFAMGVNMPARTVVFDSIRKHDGTGFRNLLPGEYIQMAGRAGRRGLDATGTVIILCKAGVHEMADLHVMMLGKPTTLQSQFRLTYTMILNLLRVEALRVTDMMRRSFSENHRDTQAQEKRITQLKQMVSSLPPLDTEGQLSDMLPYYHTVTELRTTTEALQRAIVESVNGLKALSVGRVVVVNNKQHLNALGVILQVSSVSVNRTFTALVICEKGNEEEEGKGNNNSNAFRHLYNTTLFIPEGPCSHTVQKLKLQEISAITVKTLKVIPDRIIDNYNKRQQPRFRLDPPGQAISTATQELLRLAEANPSGVASLDPVNDLQLKSVDVVEDSMRLRVLQDSLREFNCIHSPTFAEQFARVEERMSVQEELDRLLFLVSDQSLSLLPEYHQRIKVLQSLQYVESGGAVQLKGRVACQITSHELLLTELLFENVLSPLAPEESAALLSCLVFTQKTQVEPHITNTLQEGIDRVLSVAKRIGELQRDCGIPQTAEEFVGQFKFGLTEVVYCWARGMPFAEIAQLTDVQEGTVVRCIQRLDEVLKMVRQAARIVGDSVLGSKMEKASLAIRRDIVFTASLYTH, from the exons atggacaGAATAA ATGTGCCCCCCGCGGTCCCCATGGAGCTACCGCTGTCCCTGCTGGAGATGGGATGCTCTGGCAGGTTTGAGCTCATCACACACCCCTTACCTGACCAGCCTTTACCTCCACAGAGCACA CTCCCCCATGGACTTCCTCCCGCCAGCCTCAGCTTGGAGACAGAAGTAGAGAAACAGTTTTTACGGGACGCTGCCTGGCTTCCTATACACGACACAGACTTTGCCTTCCAGAAGTTTCTCGA GGTGACTCAGAGAGAAGTTAAGGTCGACTCTCTAATCAACTGCACTCCGTCTGCACTTCACTCCGGTCTCTCTGTTATCAGAGATCCAACCACCGGGATGCTGCTGGACTTCACAGAG GTGTTACTGGAGAACACTGGCCTCTCTGCAAAGAACTCGCTGTCACTACAACGCCAGCCCGGACCTCCGTCAGAGAGCCTTCGAGGAAGCACCACCAACTACCCGTTCCGCCCCG GAGGAATGGAGGAGCTCACTCTGGACCAGATCAAGACGAAATCTGAGCTGGAGGAGGACGTAGACTTTGAGAATG attTACTCAGAGTTCCACCTGGACTTAAAGCTGGGATGGACTTCACTGACAAAG ATGCCAAGATAGCAAAGGCAGAGGTCAACCTCATGTCCCTCCTGTCCACATTGGATGACATCACTGACTTGCAGCCTGAggcagaggagaaggaggaaggcaAAGGAAGTGAGGAAGCTCCCAAACTACCCAGAACAAACAGCCTGGAAGACCTGGGCGTCAAG GATGTTGTGTCATCCTCGACTCCCTCggagaaaggaaaagatgagAAATCAAAGCCAAAAGTGAACCCAGAGGAAAATAAGAAATGGGCCATCCCTGTCAACATAACTTCACCCTGCGATGATTTCTACAAACGCATCCCCAACCCAGCTATCAAG TGGCCGTTTGAGTTGGACGTCTTCCAGAAACAGGGTGTGCTGCGACTGGAGGCTCACGACTCGGTGTTTGTAGCCGCGCACACATCAGCTGGCAAAACAGTGGTGGCCGAATACGCCATCGCCCTCTCGCAGAAACACATGACAAG GACCATCTACACCTCTCCCATCAAAGCCCTGTCCAATCAGAAGTTCAGAGACTTTAAATCCACCTTCGGAGACGTTGGACTCCTGACGGGCGACGTCCAGATCAGTCCTGAATCTTCATGTCTCATCATGACGACTGAGATCCTCCG ATCCATGCTTTACAACGGCTCAGAGGTCATCAGAGACTTGGAGTGGGTGATCTTTGATGAGGTCCACTACATCAACGACGCCGAG agaGGGGTTGTGTGGGAGGAGGTTCTGATTATGCTTCCCGATCACGTCAGCATCATTCTCCTCAGCGCCACAGTGCCAAACGCTCTGGAGTTTAGCGAGTGGATCGG TCGTATAAAGAAGAAGCATATTTACGTGATCAGCACAATGAAGAGACCTGTTCCTTTGGAGCATTATCTGTACACTGGAAACAGCACCAAGACTCAGAAAGAGATGTTCCTGCTGGTGGACGCTACAGGAAACTTCCTCACTAAAGG GTATTACGCAGCCGTCGACGCCAAGAAGGAGCGCACCAGCAAACACGCCCAATCATTTGGCACGAAAAGTACTTCTCACAACACCACAGCTAGTCAG gACCGATCGGTGTGGCTCACTCTCCTGCACTTCCTGTCCCAGCGGCATCAGACGCCGGTGGTCGCGTTCACCTTCTCTCGGACGCGGTGCGACGACAACGCCCGCTCGCTGGACTCCATGGACATGACCACCTCCGTAGAGAAGGCCGAGATCCACTCTTTCTTCCAGAAGAGCTTGAGCCGCCTCCGGGGAGGAGACCGGCAGCTGCCTCAG ATCTTGGTCATGAGGGACCTGTTGAAGAGGGGAATAGCAGTCCATCATAGCGGAATCCTGCCAATTCTGAAGGAGGTCATTGAGATGCTCTTCTCACGAGGCCTCGTAAAG GTGCTGTTTGCCACCGAGACGTTTGCGATGGGGGTGAACATGCCCGCCAGGACCGTGGTGTTCGACAGCATCAGGAAACACGACGGGACCGGCTTTAGAAATCTGCTGCCAG GTGAGTATATTCAGATGGCGGGCAGAGCAGGCAGGAGAGGCCTGGACGCCACAGGCACAGTCATCATCCTGTGCAAAGCCGGAGTTCACGAGATGGCAGATCTGCATGTCATGATGCTG GGTAAACCCACCACCCTCCAGTCCCAGTTCAGACTGACCTACACGATGATCCTCAACCTGCTGCGAGTCGAAGCCCTCCGCGTGACCGACATGATGAGGAGGAGCTTTTCTGAAAACCACAGGGACACTCAG GCTCAGGAGAAGAGGATCACCCAGCTGAAGCAGATGGTCTCTTCTCTGCCTCCTCTGGACACAGAGGGCCAGCTGTCCGACATGTTGCCTTACTACCACACCGTGACGGAGCTGCGAACCACCACTGAGGCCCTCCAG CGCGCTATTGTGGAGTCTGTCAACGGGCTGAAAGCTCTGTCTGTAGGTCGAGTTGTGGTGGTGAACAACAAGCAGCATCTCAACGCCCTGGGAGTTATCCTACag GTGTCCAGTGTCTCTGTGAATCGCACCTTCACTGCTCTCGTCATCTGCGAAAAGGGCaacgaggaagaggaaggaaaaggaaacaacaacagcaacgcTTTCCGTCACCTCTACAACACCACTCTCTTCATACCTGAAG GCCCTTGCAGCCACACGGTGCAGAAGTTGAAGCTTCAGGAAATCTCGGCCATCACAGTGAAAACACTCAAAGTGATTCCAGACAGGATCATCGACAACTACAACAAGAGGCAGCAGCCACGGTTCAG ACTCGACCCTCCCGGCCAAGCCATCTCCACGGCAACCCAGGAGCTCCTGCGACTGGCCGAGGCCAACCCCAGCGGCGTGGCGAGCCTCGACCCCGTGAACGACCTCCAGCTGAAGAGCGTCGACGTGGTGGAGGACTCCATGAGGCTCCGCGTGCTGCAGGACAGCCTCCGAGAGTTCAACTGCATCCACTCGCCCACGTTCGCagagcag tttgCTCGGGTTGAGGAGAGGATGAGCGTGCAGGAGGAGCTGGATCGGCTGCTGTTCCTGGTGTCGGACcagtctctgtctctgctgcctGAATACCACCAGAGGATCAAG GTGCTGCAGTCCCTCCAGTACGTCGAAAGCGGCGGGGCGGTGCAGCTGAAGGGCCGCGTGGCCTGTCAGATCACTAGCCACGAGCTGCTGCTGACCGAGCTGCTGTTCGAGAACGTCCTGAGCCCGCTGGCGCCCGAGGAGAGCGCCGCCCTGCTGTCCTGTTTGGTCTTCACGCAGAAAACGCAGGTGGAGCCGCACATCACCAACACGCTGCAGGAG gGCATCGATCGGGTGCTGTCAGTGGCAAAGCGTATCGGGGAGCTGCAGAGGGATTGTGGGATACCACAGACAGCTGAGGAGTTTGTTGGACAGTTCAAGTTTGGCCTGACGGAGGTGGTGTACTGCTGGGCCAGAGGCATG CCGTTCGCAGAGATCGCCCAGCTAACGGACGTCCAGGAGGGCACGGTGGTTCGCTGCATCCAGCGGCTGGACGAGGTGCTGAAGATGGTGCGACAGGCCGCCCGCATCGTGGGTGACTCCGTCCTGGGGAGCAAGATGGAGAAGGCGTCCCTGGCCATCCGCAGGGACATCGTCTTCACCGCCTCCCTCTACACCcactga
- the prrt1 gene encoding proline-rich transmembrane protein 1: MSSEKHGLDDSGRQTMQPPPYLPGPQDPNMPQHPNMPQHPNMQPAPGTQPNYPPPPPPPGSDGYLQETQFHCGPLGPQGAPQGYTVQTQGPGGTMPHAPVGYLHPGYPLQLQPCTAYVPVYPMASGQPYIPAAGGHPGIAPGQIHPMQMPPSITLMDRRPPHDYLPIAVLTTVCCFWPTGIIAIIKAVQVRTAIARGDMVTAEIASREARNFSFISLAVGIASIVLCTILTVVVIIASQHHDDDWEP, encoded by the exons ATGTCGTCGGAAAAACACG GTCTCGATGACTCCGGCCGTCAGACCATGCAGCCTCCTCCGTACCTCCCCGGCCCGCAAGACCCCAACATGCCTCAGCACCCCAACATGCCCCAGCACCCCAACATGCAGCCCGCGCCAGGCACCCAACCCAACtaccctcctccgcctcctcctccgggCTCAGACGGATATCTCCAAGAAACCCAGTTCCACTGCGGCCCGCTTGGTCCGCAGGGGGCCCCGCAGGGCTACACGGTCCAAACCCAGGGCCCCGGAGGGACCATGCCTCACGCCCCTGTGGGATACCTCCACCCGGGCTACCCGCTTCAGCTGCAGCCCTGCACGGCTTACGTACCCGTCTACCCCATGGCATCG GGTCAACCCTACATCCCAGCCGCGGGAGGCCACCCAGGGATCGCACCGGGTCAAATTCATCCCATGCAAATGCCGCCCAGCATCACCCTGATGGACCGCCGACCGCCACACGACTACCTGCCCATCGCCGTGCTCACCACTGTCTGCTGCTTCTGGCCAACAGGCATCATTGCGATCATCAAAGCAGTGCAG GTGCGCACGGCGATAGCCAGAGGGGACATGGTGACGGCGGAAATAGCCTCCCGCGAGGCACGCAACTTCTCCTTCATCAGCCTGGCTGTTGGCATCGCCTCCATTGTGCTGTGCACCATCCTCACCGTGGTTGTCATCATCGCCTCGCAGCACCACGACGACGACTGGGAGCCGTAA